The Dendropsophus ebraccatus isolate aDenEbr1 chromosome 6, aDenEbr1.pat, whole genome shotgun sequence nucleotide sequence gcgtcactaattgtactttgcaaagacaggctgaatttttgcataaagtacactgcaaaaccagaaaaaaaataaatgtgtggtgaaattgaaaaaaaaaactcattttgtttgggggaaatgtgtttttacaccattcgccctggggtaaaactgacttgttatgcatgttcctcaagtcgttacgattaaaacgatatgtaacatgtataacttatattgtatctgatggcctgtaaaaaattcaaaccattgttaacaaatatatgttacttaaaacagctacattcccaggcttataacgcttttatcctttggtctatggggctgtgtcaggtgtcattttttgtgccatgatgtgttctttctatcggtaccttgattgcgcatatactttttgatcgctttttattacaatttttctggatttgatgcaaccaaaaatgcgcaattttgcactttgggatttttttgcgctgacgccgtttaccgtgcgagatcaggaatgtgattagttaatagttcgggcgattacgcacgcggcgaaaccaaacatttttgtttatttatttatttacttttatttataacctgggaaaaggggggtgattcagccttttattaggggagggggctttttattgacttctagtatatacactttgatctctcattgagatctttgctgtatagatatacagcaaagatcaatgagatcggcactcgtttgctttcggctgctgcagccggaaacaaacgagtgctgagtcggggacggcgccatcttggagcggtccccggccgacttcagaaacggagatcgctcctccgggataacgtcccggggggcgatctctgccactagacaccaggaaacagctgaatccggtaatcggatgcagctgtcatgtttgacagctgcatctgattactgtattagcgggcacggcgatcggaccgtgcccgctaatacctgcggtcccagactacaagcggcacccgggaccgccgcggttcagagcggggtcgccgcgcggccccgctctggacacccttaccggcaatagggtgtaaatatacgccctttgtcgttaagggttttttttaaaaaaaaagccctGATACCCTGACATAGGCACCATGGGTGGGAAAATGGAAAAGAATATAGGGGTCGatgcacaagttaaaaaaaaaaaatctggaatctTTGAAATATATTATATTGTAAAATAAAGGTTATCAGTGAACAGTAAAACTTGCcgcacaaaaaataagccctcatgtAGCTCCgccaatgaaaaaataaaaatatgaactATAAATCTCTTTTTGTGAGTCGGGAAAGCGTTACAAGCAAGAGCAAAGAGGGAGCTGCAAGCCCAAAGGACGATGCTCTAGACCAGGGATGTCAAGCTTGTGGCCCTTTcagctgttgtaaaaaaaaaaaaaaaaaaaaaaaaaacattttcatccTGTCTGGACTGCCataatgtccaggcatgatgttaattgtagttttgcaagagccaAAGGGCCACAGTTTGGCGTTTGGCACCCTTCACGACCACCTGCCATTGAAAGACTGTGGACTTTTAATAAGGGATTAAAGACAAAGGGGCACATTTACTATGGAGTCTAATGTGAGggactattctaatgtgggttggtgtttaGTTTATTTCatttcaatatattgtgtgttatttatggAAAAGTCATAGTAATTGCGTCACAAAAAGTTGCGAACATATTCacttggtactgaccagacgtaagccttcaaaaaagttgcatctaaaaaatattcacccgttgAATAGTGGTTCATAAACAGAacatagaccaaaaatgggtgaaaaatccaattattcacctaaaaataggtgcaaaattTTCCCCAAATTTTTGCTTGAAAAAACACTgatagaaatactatgtgtgaacaaagccatccTCAGTATTCTGGTTTGTTGAAAAGCGATTCTTAGGAAAGATTCATATAACTAGTACAGCAAATTTTCTGACCCAGGCTCCCTGCATTCATTGTTGCCTAGCGCCTCTCGATCAGTAAATATGACCCTGACTCCACAAAGCTATCATAATAACTGCTCAGCGCTCATTAGTTTATGGGGATATTCTTTAGTCTTCCATCTTGGCCATACAATGCACCAGTCAACTAATGCTTCATGACTCAGGAATTAAGCGTAAAAAGACCAAATCTTTCATAGCAAACATAACAGGGTTGGGTGGCCGGTGTGAAAACAGAGATAACGCCAATTATCTACTGGTCGACTTAGCTGTGTCAACACGTCAAGCTCTACCTAGATAAGGGCAGAAACATGGTGCGAGCAGCAGGGTTTCTCTTGGCCGTCTTTCAGGGACCATAGTtaactatgtgtgaacagaggTACAAATATAAATTTCCAGGTTGTGccattatcgagccgtgtaatattCCTACTAAGCAGTTGgcaatctttgtctttcaacatgttgacagacaCACGAcgaggatagcagcgatctgccgcCGTCGCTTTAAGtaataactttttggcaccaaaacacagacgtctaaaaaaaaacacctataaaagggaaaaaataagGTGTTGAGTGAGCATTGCCTTAAAATAGTGTTTTCATAGctaaaattttttcttttttggacggcacagtaaataacggccattattttttaACAACAACGTTATTATGCGCATaaaggctgttgttgcaaaatAACCGTCATTATTTACCATGCAATGGCGTCTGTCCGAGAAAAACTGCCGCCATTTTGaggatgtatgaacatagccataaggtatATTCTCTTCTCCTATGCGCGGCCTGTGCTCCAATCATTTTCTGTGAGACCCCAAAACATTTTTGAGCACTAAAACATTTGGCAGCCCCATAGAGGGTGAATGGTGCAGGCTGCTCAGTGAGTCCCTCATTCATTTTGGGGGACAATTGCATAACCGTTCTTGGGATCAGCTTGTTGTCCCCTATCCTATGCATAAAtaataacaagctgagatggcgATGTCCCCTTTAAACTTACTACAAATTAAGCAAAGAAAAGTTTTTGGAACCTTACCCACTGTCTGATTCACCATACACCAGCACAAATACAAAGAAAAACACACTACAAATTTTTGGCACATTTATTGATATATAACCAAACGTAAACTAAGCATAACAAAGTAGGCATTTTCTAAAAATTCATAGGAAAACATAAAGAAATACAGAAATTCTGACAGTGTTGAATGTATTTGGTAAGGTAGTCACGCCAAGGTTTGATGAATAAAAAAAGAATTCTATAAAAGTTCTGTAAAAAGCAGTGACATGGAATAAAACACATCCTTTGACCCTCTGAGATGTTAGAAATCTTTTGATACCAGTTAAATGGTGCATTCTAAGTAGGATCCCTGTTTCAGCTTTGCATTGGGGCCCAGTAGCTTTTAAGGGATtttcctggattttttttttaataatgggctGTCCTCAGAGTAGGCCATAAAAATcttattggcaaccttagacccAGCACAACCTGTACACAATGTTCCGAGTTGTCTGCTTCTGTCTgtttttactgtatatactctggcaCACAGCTGCTTGGTGGGGTGATCAGGCCTCCACCATCTTGAGGATAGAATGTCAATAAAAAGTCAAATCTTTATGACTCttttatcaccccccccccccttcatgagCCAGGACGTAGTACTACTAACTAAGCGCCCCTTTACGTggaccaactggtttcagataatAAGAGCCTAGTTTACAGCCTTTGAACGGCTCAATCAGGCAGTCGGGTCACACAAACAATCAAGCTTGATCATTCTTGCGGCCATTAAACTAATCAGTTACACAAGGTGATGTGCAACTGATAACAGTGATTTtattggctgcacaaaagatgcaattaGCCAACAATTTACCATTTTCtggttcatcagctgatcgttggccgttttacatgggccaattgtcATGAGCGAGTGTTTCTACGAATGCTCATTTGCCAGATAGTTGGTGCATATATATATTAGGACCTTAAATGTGGCCTCTCTTTTCGGACCCAGCCTGTCCTTGTTTAGATGATttttggctgattcattaaataagttcaagggaggtctggatgctttttAAAAATAAGATAATATTACAAATAATGGCCAATAgctttctggtgatacgttgatgcGGGGATTATTTTTGTTGGAGTTTTGAAGTTGTggaatcctggggggggggggtgttgagagttttttttgcaaatcacaaATAATTTCTCCtttcttataaaataaaataaattcatcATGTAGTCTATGCAAAAAATTGCAAATAGATAAATGAGGAATGATTGCTTATTGGCGGCAAGGGGACCATTAGAATTTTGTTTTCTTCCTCGCCTACATCAGCAGCCTAGAGATGCCTTAGACTGCTATCTCTTCTCGAATATTTATGTTAACATGGAAAGGTACAGGGCTTTTTGAAATGAAATCCATCTTTATTCAAAGAAGAGGAGTAGAATTGCAAATTAAATTGTACTGAGATTCCATAGAACCTTAAACTGGCACAACTCGCTGATTGTATATGGCAATAAAACCCCAGAAAACTCAATGTTTTGCTTTCAAAATGCAATAGAAATGTTTTCTCAATGCTCCTTTCCTGCTTTTCTATAAAATCTCATAGTACGTTGACAGTGTGTAAAATCAGAATTTATGTCTTCTTTAACTCACTGGGAGAAATGCACTTGGGTAAAGTCTGCCGAAGTTAAACCAGCAAGGAACTGAATAGAGATGTACAGGCCACCTAAATGTGAACCGCTTCATTGAAAAGCTCTTAAAGCCTCTTAAAATTCCCTTCGCTGCTTTGAACGTACATTGCAACATTTCCATCTTTATAGACTTGACCACCTGTGCTAGAAGGTATAGTTTTATCATGTATAGAAACTTTCTAGAAGTTTTGACAATTTAATAAAAGGGCCCCcctataataaaaagaaaaaaaaattgggctaGGTTGAACACTTCTCAGATGAGGAGCCATAAAATTTAGATGTATCTGATCGGAATGGAATTGCTATCTACATATTCTACATATATGCCTGTATATATTTAAAGGATAGATTGGTGCCGGCACAGGGATGCcgatgctgtggtcctttttttgaaccacagcccagaTACCGTgcacggtgccggtctattcccaggcacttgccaggggtgaagcactggagacggaccaacccacccccagtgggagaaaaatcCCTGCCTCTCTATCATGCGGCTCCATTGGTTCTaatagagctgcgtcatagaggagaggggggttcctttccgcccccagtgcttcacccccggccagtgcccaggaatagaccggcgccgtacGTGGGGACCAGGccactgttcaaaaaaaggactgcgtcaCCGGCTTCCTGTCCTGGCACTGGTCTAGCCATGTAAAAATCAGTAAAGcaatgtaccagtggtacataCGCTTTAAGCTAGTAACATATGGGAGGGgaatttaaaggagttgtctggtgaaaaaaacaacatttttagaAAGGTGTTTGGATGGCTTGAAAAATAAGGACCTGATCCTCCATTACTATACCCACTGCTCAacattagtgttgagtgaacttcctgaactgttcgggttcggcgacattctccgaacctgaatgctGTGCCGCTCTAGCAAAtccaagaaaacatttttggtggtTAGCACTCAAAATGTTTTGAAACACATGCCACATTACTTTAAAATTTGAAATTGAGGTGCAGATAGCTGTCAAACTTGGGAAAGCCCAGAACAATGTTGGCTTTTATTGCTACTGCCGGTGCTCCTGGGGTTCCAGCTATATCCAGAAAAGTTAAATATGTCTTGGAGAAGTATGATACTAGTCAAAAACATAGGCACTGtgtctatttatttatatattttacaaccaaaaatatcaatagtaaaaaataaaaaaaacacaaagataaAATTAAGCTGGCGATAGACAAaagatagctgttggccaaagGCTATGTCCTCTGGTCCCCATAAACACTGCAAATGCTCAGCCAAGAGTGCAATGGGGAAAACTGCTAACACCTctttggcagtggcttatctctcaaAGAACAAAAAGGATTGCCATGTTGAAATTAAACATCAATCGATCCCTCCGCCAATATCTGCCATGGAGTACAGGTATAAaagcccatacacattagataagttAGACAATCCCACAAAAAATTAAGGCTTGGACAATtttatctaatatgtatggtaaATAGGTGTGATATTCTAAAACTAGACTTGAGAATTATTTTTgctgaaaaaatatatacaaacatCATAATGATACTAAAGTTGGAGTAATATATATGATGTGACATTCTCTCCTATTCTCTCCTATGTGACAAGTTTCTGTCCTATACAAACTAAAGAGACCTGAACTTATTGCCTGGTTTGACAATTATTCTTTGGTTTTGGGTGAGGGATGTCACTAGGTACAGGACTCTCTAATTTGCATTTTACACATTATGTCACAAAAGCTAAACTGCAGTCATTCACAAAGTTACACATAGTCATATTTGGAAGGAAAGCTCTTGCCATCGTCGCTGCGCCGAGACTCGTTGTAAATGGATTTCTTGCTCTTGTCTTCATAGGCGGAATTTTTGTAGGCGGGACTTTTGGCAGCTACATGGTAGGAAACAGCTTTGTATCTGTACAGGAAAAAAAAGTTAGGGATGagcacattatacattatatagtcaAATATTGTATAAATATTGTCAAAATTATAATATTGTCAAAATTTGTAATACATTAGAACATTTCaaatattcaatttttttttaaataaatattttaaaaccCCATATTCAAGATTCTAAATCTTTcaaacaaaaaattatttttaaaaaataattatcaCACTTGGTGTagacaataaattaaaaaataaatacattaaaatatACATATCTTCAATTCCTGAATTGTTATTTTTCATTCCAaactacaaatatttttttcttcaaaacacaaaaacattaaATGGTAGTACTACTTAGTTAATCTGAAAACACTTGGCTTGTCCAATGGATTCTAGGAAGTTCCACTAATCTGATTGTACAGAACCACAGTTAAGTACAGGTACAATGCTTTCATCTGAATGTGGCCATTCTATACATTTGCCTTTAGGAAAGTTACTTGAAATAGCAAATTCATTAAAGGGGCTCTCTGCTTTGGACAACCCCTATTTGAGTCAAGTATCCACTAACaaaagatcttaaaggggtactccagcccggctgtatttttcagatatggccggggagggggtggttttcgatggcggaggtcacttacctccccggttccagcgccgagTCCCGGATCGCGGCGCCCCATACCCCTGTCCTgcgtccgcttcctggtctgagctgccgcacgagacgggacatctcaaggcagctcagccattcagcggccgaggcgggaccctgctacggccgccgaatggctgagctgccttgagacgtcacgtctcatgcggcagctcagaccaggaagcggccgcgggacaggGGTACGGGGTGCTGCGATCCGGGActtggcgctggaaccggggaggtaagtgacctccgccatccataaccaccccctccctggccatatctgaaaaatacggccgggctggagtacccctttaagatcttttGTTAGTGGATACTTGACTCAAATAGGGGTTGTCCAAAGCAGAGAGCCTCTTTAATGAATTTGCTATTGTAATCGGTAAGAAAACTTGGAAGTGTTTGATTTctgtacagcgccaccacaggacatATTAAAAATGACGCAATGTTCGAATCAATGGGTTATCTGCCCTGTTGTCAACTTCCCTAATACCGTACAATATGACAATTGGTTCTGTAGAGAAGTAGACTTACGTGGTTTCTGGAGGCATTAGACCTCTGCATGCTATGCACATCATAATTCCACCGATAAATGTGATGCCACCAGCAACCCAGCCAACAAACAGAGCAGATCCAAAGGTGTATCTAATAAGACAAGGACATATTATACATTGTTAGTGTGAGCTAGCTTATACAGCTGTGCAGTATATGGTAGATCTTTCTGGAAGGGAGTATAAAAGGGCATGATATGGGAAACACTGCTATGGAACTATATAGGTGTTTAGAGATCAGGCTACTTCTTGACTGGGTGTTTGTAGGATATACCGCATGGTGACCTTATTGGATTGCTGTATTCTCGCCTTATAACACATATATCTTgttgtttttattcttttatttactttttttgtaTCTTGTTGCTTTGTAGTTAGCTTTATGTGTCTGTGATTGTTTTTGTGGGCTACACAAAATGAGAATGTAAAGGCAAGatctgactatatacagtatggccATATTTCCCTGTTTTTGATTATTATATTCCACCCAGGTGCTAAACTGTATCCACTGAGTGTATTTGCATGGAGATTTGCATTCCGTAATGCCTCACACACACAAGAAGTTAAAAAAAGGACCCGCACagcaaatattaaaggggtattcataaGAAAAAAGCGGagtcaactggagtcagaaaattatatagatttgtaatttatgtctattcaAAAATCCAGTTACCAGCTGCTGTACGCCATTCAGGAGGTGATGTTTaattaccagtctgacacagtgctctctgctgccacctctgtccatgtcagaaactgtccagagcaggaacaaatccccatagaaaacttctcctgctctggacagttcctgtcacagacagaggtggcggcagagagcagtgtggcagactggaaagaatacaccacttcctgcaggacatacagcagctgataactgctTGAAGGCCTCAAATGTTTAAATAGgaatacattacaaatctatataactttctgacaccaactgatttgaaagaaaagatttttgcaggagtacccctttaggttagAAACATTATATGCCTTGAATACAAATCCactgttaatttaaaagaaaacagcttttttttcagtaaactatgggagatttatcaaacatggtgtaaagtgaaactggctcagttgcccctagcaaccaatcagattccacctttcattttccaaagagtctgtgaggaatgaaaggtggaatctgattggtcgctaggggaaactgggccagtttcactttacaccacgtttgataaatctccccctatatctacagTATTTCACTTTTATGTGTGGACTGTATGAGTGGATTGTATTTATTCTCACAATCTTAAAATCCACCATTACCATTGTATTGCATCTATACTTTATCCCTAGTTGCTCGAATTTGCAGAAACCAATGAAAAATAGATATgacttaaagtgattgtaccactaATAAATAGTTTTCTTGATTTACACATGAATGGATTGGCAACGGCTCTGGGATACCGGTGTtgtggtcccttttttgaaccatCACCcagcaggcccgcctccagtacttcatGTCCGCCCGGTGCTTGGTAAAAAGAGCGTGACATCAGCATCCCCGCGCTAGTGTCAATCCATTcatgtagaaaacaaaaaaagcaatgtactagtggtacattcactttaaggctgccaTACACAGGTATATCAGGTAGTAACTGCATTGTGTAAGAATCTCCTACGCCTCATTGGTAACCGGTAAATATTTCTCACAATTACCTTGTCTGAAGGGTCTGGAGACCTCCCATACCTGAGAAGCCACTAATGgctccacctgtatacatgcTAGCAGTGGCATTCCAGAAGTTGGTTATCAGCATATTAGCGAAGACAGACACCCCGATTATGGAGCAAAGACCTTTAAAAGATGAATGATAACATTAATCAATAATTAACAATACTAAAACCACAACATGGTCATAAAAAATGGGAGAAATAAATAGGAAACATTCAAAAGGTAGAAATATcccagtatttaaaggggaactccaggtagaggttaaaaaaaatgaaacttctgcagaagcatatagcattacttatctatcccagttttgaaactaccaaaaatccatttgtttctgggggttttgttctgtattgtgtttctgtccttcctggttgagcagttcccagaatgcaatgctttccctcagctgatcatcacagccccccacccatcacaatcagtaaaattagtgttgcagctgcttctggttggtcagagatggtgaatcactcaggggattggtggatccagccaagcctcctgtgacatcacgccctgccccctgtctgcatcatcagcctgcgctcagcaaacacacacaatgtgagacagaggcatggaagatttgtttcttaaggggggagagcagtgggagcaggagacaatgtggattggcacaggggccaattttttcacttcctggatttctatcagttaccagtgtggcagaactgtacagatacagtaatacattgtatagacacatctatataacttttaatgtacttttaatagaaaacaagtttttcttatccggaattcccctttaaaggagtcaaTAGTTTTACACGATGACCATAATGTAAAATATTAATCCATGTTAACACATTAACTTTAAGCTCCAAATTCTGACCATGTGATGTTAAGCCTTTTCTTTTGTTACATGACGGATGGGTCCGCAGGCTTTTCTATACCTGTATTTACACTGTAACTATAACTATATTGACCTATGATGTGGTCTATTGAAATATTGTTCAGCAAACATATATGAGTGTCCCAACACATTTATCATTACTTTACACTTCATCTCATTGACATTCGTGGAGATCTGTTACACCTTGTTGTTGATATTAAGtaaattttcaatgtaataactgatggccgaacaaATGTTCAGCGGTCAGTTACCTCTTCTGTACGGCCCCCATTCTTCCCATACAGAGCAATGTTCAGTAAGGCCAAgtgttcttgtgttctctatggggaggggagggttaagctGCAGAGAGTTgtgactgtggcttatctctcccagaacaaagggcttGGGCAGCGATTTTCCATCACAACCAAAcatctatctccaccaacatcatctgccaGTGGTCAGTTGGGAGACTCGTGTGCTatgttaagctatgttcacacaatgtcttttgagctccatttaaaatgacgttcgtTATTCATAATtatgacgtccgcggcaaaagcgtccgttattcaatacactgtgtgcattggacgtccatctttctattgacttcaatgcattaccattacagtcagttaaattgcgg carries:
- the CLDN18 gene encoding claudin-18 isoform X1 yields the protein MSVTMCQTMGFIVSALGFAGIIACTCLDPWSTQDLYDNPVTSTFQYQGLWRSCVRQSSGFTECRPYFTILGLPAMFQAVRALMIVGIVLGAIGLLISIFALKCIRIGSMEDSAKANMTLVSGVMFIVAGLCSIIGVSVFANMLITNFWNATASMYTGGAISGFSGMGGLQTLQTRYTFGSALFVGWVAGGITFIGGIMMCIACRGLMPPETTYKAVSYHVAAKSPAYKNSAYEDKSKKSIYNESRRSDDGKSFPSKYDYV
- the CLDN18 gene encoding claudin-18 isoform X2, coding for MALAICQCLGFSLAAFGVVGIAAATIMNQWCTQDLANNPVTETYDFQGLWQSCVTDSSGYTECRSYLTILGLPAMFQAVRALMIVGIVLGAIGLLISIFALKCIRIGSMEDSAKANMTLVSGVMFIVAGLCSIIGVSVFANMLITNFWNATASMYTGGAISGFSGMGGLQTLQTRYTFGSALFVGWVAGGITFIGGIMMCIACRGLMPPETTYKAVSYHVAAKSPAYKNSAYEDKSKKSIYNESRRSDDGKSFPSKYDYV